Proteins encoded by one window of Candidatus Nitrosocosmicus hydrocola:
- the truD gene encoding tRNA pseudouridine(13) synthase TruD yields MKIPSPEIDKLAGIEYYTTSVNGIGGHIKKNYADFSVREIVSENFLNQLSPAPERRFPFPIYRIEKKGIDSSHAIMLLKKKTGLNLKIVGMKDAKATTVQYASTNRSNKTGRMTSDYDTGSVRLSLVGYAKKPIEKNNLVGNAFKIRITNIKNIRANKITKFSSEIDFMGNYYGLQRFGSERLVTHLVGEAILKRQFSRAVEILMTHTTKYDSRFSIEIREKLRDLRNNPSVMQEIPRGMDIERNLAREILNGKDSITALRSIPITIRRLFVQAFQAFLFNKTLSKAIENDFSLIKPINNDLCFEVNKNSLEFGKIRKFETQKNNAKDIINLPIIRLPGYSFQPGNNRFDKILKEFMTLENMTAKDFFIKEMQELSESGGFRQASFYCKDFAYSIDDVESLTVEFAAPKGSYATILLRELIKPANPVAAGF; encoded by the coding sequence ATGAAAATTCCATCTCCAGAAATTGATAAACTTGCAGGAATAGAATACTATACAACCTCGGTAAATGGGATTGGAGGACATATCAAGAAAAATTATGCAGATTTTTCTGTTCGAGAAATTGTAAGTGAGAACTTTCTTAATCAATTAAGTCCAGCACCAGAACGTAGATTTCCTTTTCCCATATACAGGATTGAAAAAAAAGGGATTGATTCGAGTCATGCGATCATGCTATTAAAAAAGAAAACAGGCCTAAATCTCAAAATAGTAGGAATGAAAGACGCCAAAGCTACTACTGTTCAATATGCAAGCACTAATCGCAGTAATAAAACAGGGAGAATGACTAGCGATTATGATACTGGTTCCGTTAGACTTAGTTTGGTCGGATATGCTAAAAAACCAATCGAAAAAAATAACTTAGTAGGAAATGCTTTCAAAATAAGAATAACAAATATAAAAAATATTCGAGCAAATAAGATTACAAAATTCTCTTCCGAAATAGATTTTATGGGTAACTATTATGGTCTTCAAAGATTTGGTAGTGAGAGATTGGTAACACATCTAGTTGGTGAAGCGATCCTTAAAAGACAGTTCAGTAGAGCTGTGGAAATCTTGATGACACATACTACCAAATATGATTCCAGATTTAGTATAGAAATTAGAGAAAAATTAAGAGATTTAAGAAATAATCCATCGGTCATGCAAGAAATTCCTAGAGGTATGGACATTGAAAGAAATTTAGCGCGTGAGATATTAAATGGAAAAGATTCTATAACAGCTCTTAGATCAATCCCGATAACAATTAGAAGGCTTTTTGTTCAAGCATTTCAAGCGTTTCTTTTTAATAAAACACTTAGCAAAGCAATCGAAAATGACTTTTCGCTTATTAAACCAATAAACAACGATTTATGTTTCGAAGTAAATAAGAACAGTCTTGAATTTGGAAAAATTAGGAAATTCGAAACTCAAAAAAATAATGCAAAGGATATTATTAATTTACCAATTATACGATTGCCAGGATATTCATTTCAGCCAGGGAATAACCGTTTTGACAAGATACTCAAGGAGTTTATGACGCTAGAAAACATGACAGCAAAAGATTTTTTTATTAAAGAAATGCAGGAACTAAGTGAATCCGGAGGCTTCCGTCAAGCAAGTTTTTATTGCAAAGACTTTGCATATAGCATCGATGATGTTGAATCTTTGACTGTAGAATTCGCCGCTCCGAAGGGATCTTACGCAACAATCTTGCTAAGAGAACTAATTAAACCTGCCAATCCTGTAGCAGCAGGGTTTTAG
- a CDS encoding ABC transporter permease, which translates to MILPTIVTTTSTVTKRNELLEMIRAINQFIGLYVRELMNTFRNPAVVILSIVQPMLWIVFFGSSFAYAPVSFLTDFFQTDNYVAFLLSGQLATSMLFVGMFSSLSLIQDKKSGYVRRIMITPTRNYIIFLSKVFGATTRGMLQVPIVFIGVMILGVQIPDAIGLMMFLFSLLLLSLGLSSIYLLLTMSSSDWQIPTLISNFINLPLMFASTALFPNVNFPLWMQTISNLNPVSFSSTFGREIIFAGNISEVSWIYFYYLLIFAGIMLIVGIVVANKTLKID; encoded by the coding sequence ATGATACTTCCAACAATAGTAACAACAACATCAACAGTAACAAAAAGAAATGAACTTTTAGAAATGATACGAGCAATAAATCAATTCATCGGATTATATGTAAGGGAATTAATGAATACATTTAGAAATCCGGCTGTAGTCATTCTCAGTATCGTACAGCCGATGTTATGGATAGTGTTTTTCGGAAGTAGTTTTGCGTATGCCCCCGTCTCCTTCCTGACAGACTTCTTTCAAACTGACAATTATGTTGCATTTCTTTTATCCGGTCAATTGGCTACCTCGATGCTCTTTGTGGGAATGTTTAGTTCTCTGAGTCTTATACAAGATAAGAAATCAGGATATGTAAGAAGAATAATGATTACTCCGACCAGAAATTACATTATTTTCTTGTCGAAGGTATTTGGAGCAACAACACGTGGAATGTTGCAAGTACCCATAGTATTCATTGGAGTCATGATTTTAGGAGTCCAAATTCCTGATGCTATAGGATTGATGATGTTTCTGTTTTCATTGTTGTTATTAAGTTTAGGACTTTCGTCAATCTACCTGCTCTTAACTATGTCGAGTTCCGATTGGCAAATCCCCACGTTGATATCTAATTTCATAAATCTCCCGTTAATGTTTGCTAGTACTGCTTTATTTCCAAATGTAAATTTTCCTCTTTGGATGCAAACCATTTCAAACCTAAACCCTGTATCATTTTCATCTACTTTTGGAAGGGAGATCATCTTTGCAGGAAATATCTCTGAAGTTAGCTGGATATATTTTTACTATTTGCTTATTTTTGCGGGTATCATGCTTATTGTTGGAATAGTTGTGGCAAACAAAACTCTGAAGATTGACTAG
- a CDS encoding CDC48 family AAA ATPase produces MSQSNTLSLKVLEAYTRDVGRGVARIDYDSMDALSASTGDVVEIRGKRKTVAKCLPLYPSDEGKGIIRVDGLVRNNAGVAIGDTVIVRKIKAVPAEKVIVAPLEAIPPIDERYLADALESVPLIKGDNVMVPYFGGRLTFQVIGVTPGPGVDAVLVTQKTVFHIAERGETLRGVPQVTYEDIGGLKEEIQKVREMIELPLRHPEIFEKLGIEAPKGVLLYGPPGTGKTLLAKAVANESNAHFISISGPEIMSKFYGESEARLREIFKETKEKAPSIIFIDEIDSITPKREEVTGEVERRVVSQLLSLMDGLEARGKVIVIAATNRPNAIDPALRRPGRFDREIEIKVPDKRGRLEILQIHTRNMPLESDVNQEKIASVSHGFVGADLEYLCKEAAMKCLRRLLPELNLEDEKIPPETLEKLIISMSDFENALKEVMPSAMREVYLESPDVEWADIGGLDEVKRELQEAVEWPLRYPDLYTKLGHSVPKGILMHGPSGTGKTMLAKAVATESEANFISVKGPELLSKWIGESERGIREIFRRARQAAPCVVFFDEIDSIAPIRGMEGVNAGTERMVSQLLTEMDGIQELNGVVIIAATNRLDMIDSALLRPGRFDKIVFVPKPDIATRLKILEIYAKEKPLSSDVNLQRISELTDGFSGADMSAVANTAISLVLHEYLQKYSSPEEATKHASEAHVTMKHFEDAVKKIKTQRDMKPGEKVTLSQYR; encoded by the coding sequence ATGTCTCAAAGTAATACTCTTTCTTTAAAAGTGCTTGAAGCATATACACGAGATGTAGGCCGTGGTGTTGCTAGAATTGATTATGATTCTATGGATGCTTTAAGTGCATCTACAGGTGATGTCGTGGAAATAAGGGGTAAACGTAAGACAGTTGCAAAGTGTTTACCTCTTTATCCTTCAGATGAGGGTAAGGGTATCATCCGAGTTGATGGTCTTGTCAGAAATAATGCTGGAGTGGCTATTGGTGACACAGTAATTGTTAGAAAGATAAAGGCAGTTCCTGCAGAAAAAGTGATAGTAGCACCATTAGAAGCTATCCCACCAATTGATGAACGATATCTTGCTGATGCTCTTGAAAGCGTACCTCTAATTAAAGGTGATAATGTGATGGTGCCATACTTTGGCGGTAGGCTAACATTTCAAGTAATAGGTGTAACACCAGGTCCTGGTGTTGACGCTGTTTTAGTCACACAAAAAACTGTATTTCATATAGCTGAACGTGGTGAAACGCTCCGTGGAGTACCACAAGTAACATACGAAGATATTGGAGGCTTAAAAGAAGAAATTCAGAAAGTTCGAGAAATGATAGAACTTCCACTTAGACATCCTGAAATATTTGAAAAGTTGGGTATAGAGGCACCCAAAGGAGTATTGTTGTATGGACCGCCAGGCACTGGCAAAACATTACTAGCAAAAGCTGTTGCAAATGAAAGTAACGCACACTTTATCAGTATTTCAGGTCCAGAAATTATGAGTAAATTCTATGGTGAATCAGAAGCAAGATTGCGTGAGATTTTTAAAGAAACCAAGGAAAAGGCCCCTTCTATTATATTTATAGACGAAATAGACTCTATTACTCCAAAACGTGAAGAAGTAACAGGAGAGGTTGAAAGAAGAGTTGTCTCTCAGTTACTATCTTTGATGGATGGATTAGAAGCAAGAGGTAAGGTCATTGTTATAGCTGCTACAAACAGACCAAACGCAATTGACCCCGCCCTCAGAAGACCAGGTAGATTTGATAGAGAGATTGAAATCAAAGTTCCAGATAAACGCGGTAGATTAGAAATATTGCAAATCCATACCCGAAATATGCCATTGGAGTCTGATGTGAATCAAGAAAAGATTGCATCAGTAAGCCATGGATTTGTAGGTGCAGATTTAGAATATCTTTGTAAAGAAGCTGCAATGAAATGTCTGCGTAGGTTATTACCAGAACTCAATCTTGAAGATGAGAAAATTCCACCAGAAACTCTTGAAAAGTTGATTATATCAATGTCAGATTTTGAAAATGCATTAAAGGAAGTCATGCCATCGGCCATGAGAGAGGTATACCTTGAATCTCCAGATGTCGAATGGGCTGACATTGGTGGATTAGATGAAGTTAAAAGAGAACTACAAGAAGCAGTAGAATGGCCGCTAAGATATCCTGACCTTTATACGAAATTGGGACATTCAGTACCTAAAGGAATTTTAATGCATGGTCCATCTGGTACTGGAAAAACAATGCTTGCCAAAGCAGTCGCAACAGAATCAGAGGCCAACTTTATCAGCGTAAAAGGACCAGAATTGTTATCAAAGTGGATAGGGGAGTCAGAGAGAGGAATCAGAGAAATCTTTAGACGTGCAAGACAAGCAGCACCTTGTGTTGTTTTCTTTGATGAGATTGATTCTATTGCACCAATACGGGGAATGGAAGGAGTAAATGCAGGAACTGAACGTATGGTTTCGCAATTGCTTACTGAGATGGATGGAATCCAGGAATTAAATGGCGTAGTCATTATTGCTGCCACTAACAGACTAGACATGATTGACAGTGCATTATTAAGACCAGGCAGGTTTGATAAAATTGTGTTTGTTCCAAAACCCGATATCGCTACAAGGTTGAAGATTTTGGAAATATATGCAAAAGAGAAACCGTTATCAAGCGATGTTAATTTGCAAAGAATTTCCGAACTTACAGATGGATTTAGTGGTGCAGACATGTCTGCAGTAGCCAATACTGCAATATCTCTAGTCTTGCATGAATATCTTCAAAAGTATAGTAGTCCAGAAGAAGCTACAAAACATGCATCTGAAGCTCATGTAACTATGAAGCATTTTGAGGACGCTGTAAAGAAGATAAAAACTCAGAGAGATATGAAACCTGGTGAGAAGGTTACACTTTCGCAGTACAGGTAA
- a CDS encoding tyrosine--tRNA ligase has protein sequence MDVEGKVNLIQRPPTEEIISRDELVSLFNSNISPKHYIGLEISGRLHLGSLILTGFKLNDFITAGVKTNVFLADWHTYINNKLNNDWELISKVSKYYEKAFKFFCPGVNILQGSILYEKTDDYWKNFVLFSKQITLSRALRSLTIMGRTEKDALDFSQLLYPSMQSVDIKAMDLDIVQAGTDQRKIHMLVREVFPKLDWKVPVSVHHHLLPGLSEPNTPNSVSNGTNFDESKIFSKMSKSNPSSSILINDSEAEITSKIKKAYCPAKVSQNNPILEIVNYIIFHEFDEFIVERPQKFGGNITYYSFEEFKTAFEQGSIHPMDLKMATSGYLNKIISPIRNYLEQDEHEIFQ, from the coding sequence ATGGATGTAGAAGGGAAGGTCAATCTTATACAGAGGCCTCCAACCGAGGAGATAATTTCTCGGGATGAATTGGTTTCACTATTTAATAGCAACATATCTCCTAAACACTATATAGGCCTTGAAATTTCTGGCAGATTACACTTAGGTAGCCTCATACTTACAGGATTTAAGTTAAATGATTTTATTACCGCAGGTGTCAAGACGAATGTTTTTTTGGCTGATTGGCATACATACATCAACAATAAACTAAATAATGATTGGGAATTAATTTCTAAAGTTTCGAAGTATTATGAAAAGGCTTTCAAATTTTTTTGTCCTGGCGTAAACATCCTTCAAGGATCTATCCTCTATGAAAAAACAGATGATTATTGGAAGAATTTTGTCCTATTTTCAAAACAGATTACGCTGTCTAGAGCTTTACGTTCACTAACCATTATGGGGCGAACCGAAAAGGATGCATTGGATTTCTCTCAACTCTTGTATCCGTCTATGCAATCTGTTGATATCAAGGCGATGGACCTCGATATTGTACAGGCAGGGACGGATCAGAGAAAAATTCACATGTTGGTAAGAGAAGTTTTTCCAAAACTTGACTGGAAAGTTCCTGTTTCTGTTCATCATCATTTATTGCCTGGGTTGTCTGAGCCTAATACTCCTAATTCTGTTTCAAATGGTACAAATTTTGATGAATCTAAGATATTTAGCAAAATGAGCAAAAGCAATCCCTCTAGCAGTATTTTAATTAATGATAGCGAAGCTGAGATTACCTCAAAGATAAAGAAGGCTTACTGTCCAGCGAAAGTATCCCAAAACAATCCAATACTTGAGATAGTTAATTACATAATATTTCATGAGTTTGATGAGTTCATAGTTGAACGACCACAAAAATTTGGTGGAAACATTACATACTATTCATTTGAGGAGTTTAAAACAGCCTTCGAGCAAGGCAGCATCCATCCTATGGATCTTAAAATGGCAACAAGTGGATATCTAAATAAGATTATTTCTCCGATTCGGAATTATTTAGAGCAGGATGAGCATGAGATATTTCAATAA
- a CDS encoding transcriptional regulator, with protein MSSEIIGSKLSVRSKSDLIDKVYDAITTSGEDGVFQTELCKLFSLDSRDGSRLVGNLEKQSLITREKALYRGRWTYKLVVKKTISMDCEEQKPIDVSMVEGAPCLCCSFQHLCSNEDESNQYSPAKCQIIEEWIVTSFDKFMINQQQSSDQELM; from the coding sequence TTGTCATCTGAAATTATTGGTTCAAAATTATCTGTTCGTTCAAAAAGTGATCTTATTGATAAGGTGTATGACGCTATTACCACGAGCGGCGAAGATGGTGTATTTCAAACTGAGCTATGTAAGCTATTTTCATTGGATAGTAGAGATGGTTCAAGGCTAGTAGGGAATTTAGAAAAACAATCACTGATTACACGCGAAAAGGCTTTGTATCGAGGAAGATGGACTTACAAGTTAGTAGTAAAAAAAACCATTTCTATGGACTGTGAAGAACAAAAACCCATAGACGTTAGCATGGTTGAGGGAGCACCATGCCTTTGTTGTTCATTTCAGCATCTTTGTTCTAATGAAGACGAATCAAATCAATATAGTCCAGCAAAGTGTCAAATTATTGAAGAATGGATTGTAACGTCGTTCGATAAATTCATGATTAATCAACAACAATCTAGCGATCAGGAATTAATGTAA
- a CDS encoding ATP-binding cassette domain-containing protein produces MLLQFIIVEFIDVNADVHRNKANFYETLRIIINIFITSLGYYDGSYFLVLDSNSTTPNAAPIGRNLAIRCLGLSKVYGSQTVVDNLGLEISYGSIFGLLGPNGAGKTTLIKILTGLSKPSSGKAFVAGFDTNGESIKVKENIGWISSEVILDESLTIMENIQIQARLHNIGKDWKDRAISLLNYFELKDTKVKKVEKLSTGMKKKLEIVMALLHKPKILFMDEPTIGLDASTRKLLWKFIRKINIIYGVTIFLTTHYIEEADILCDKIAIINNGKIIATGSPQVLKTQAHGDIIEIEFLSSFDYKKFSSIDGITHIQEIDLVGSNKTFEKPLNNNLKLRIKAKNAETVLPDLISRITECQPNNIETIRIEKPNLESIFLELTGKRFDDIDDTSNNSNNNINSNKKK; encoded by the coding sequence TTGCTCCTCCAATTTATAATTGTAGAGTTTATAGATGTAAACGCAGATGTACATCGAAATAAGGCGAATTTTTATGAAACCTTACGAATCATTATCAACATATTTATCACCTCGTTAGGATATTATGATGGATCTTATTTTTTGGTGCTTGATTCTAATAGTACTACTCCTAATGCTGCTCCGATTGGTCGGAATTTAGCCATTCGCTGTCTTGGTCTTTCAAAAGTATATGGCTCACAAACTGTTGTTGATAACCTTGGATTAGAAATTAGTTATGGGAGCATATTTGGATTACTAGGTCCAAATGGTGCTGGAAAAACTACTTTAATCAAAATTCTTACAGGTTTATCTAAGCCTTCTAGTGGAAAAGCGTTTGTTGCAGGTTTTGATACAAACGGTGAATCCATAAAAGTTAAGGAAAACATAGGGTGGATATCATCAGAGGTAATCTTAGATGAATCACTTACAATTATGGAAAATATTCAAATCCAGGCACGGTTGCATAATATTGGCAAGGACTGGAAGGATAGAGCCATAAGTCTTCTAAATTATTTTGAATTAAAGGATACAAAGGTAAAAAAAGTTGAAAAACTTTCTACAGGGATGAAAAAAAAATTAGAAATAGTAATGGCACTTTTGCATAAACCCAAAATTCTGTTTATGGATGAACCTACAATAGGACTAGATGCAAGTACAAGAAAACTTCTTTGGAAGTTCATTAGAAAAATAAATATCATTTATGGTGTTACGATATTTCTTACTACGCATTATATTGAGGAAGCCGATATATTATGCGACAAAATCGCCATAATTAATAATGGAAAAATAATTGCAACTGGATCACCACAGGTGCTTAAAACTCAAGCTCATGGAGACATTATAGAAATTGAGTTTCTCTCGTCTTTTGATTACAAGAAATTTAGTTCTATTGACGGTATAACACATATTCAAGAAATAGATTTAGTCGGCTCAAACAAGACTTTTGAAAAACCTCTCAATAACAATTTAAAATTGAGAATCAAGGCAAAAAATGCTGAAACTGTGTTGCCGGACTTGATATCCAGGATTACAGAATGTCAACCAAACAATATAGAAACTATTAGAATTGAAAAACCAAACCTAGAATCAATCTTTTTGGAGTTGACAGGAAAAAGATTTGATGATATTGATGATACTTCCAACAATAGTAACAACAACATCAACAGTAACAAAAAGAAATGA
- a CDS encoding adenylate/guanylate cyclase domain-containing protein, with protein MNKKRLQKKEIEDGWYFFIDIVGSSNPNLSITCQLEKIDIIKNLITSHLASIKDSEIYKSFTGDGMLIVFLNYTSPLELSIFIHKNIKEYNKTALENEKIFVRIGIGYGSFLSFRDGVHKEFAPWGHELVLARRIMDIARPNQILLTDFAYQKIKNDFLFDKNKYGSSLYDKGKIMLKHHNELENVYSFYKIDEYGNNSDIEFGIDLKPLIQYQKFEETFIAPIQKFCEARFGTILEKFKDLTNPSKGLEIGLLSTGLIYQVLFENGGDYISATYLPPGEYWELQNNAPLNLLSHQEKALRRLDHKNVARSHFRFLIMEKEKLDNDIKANQNSSLLFIKWHSENNVELYFINSSDINSILIKYPKIVHNVGLGFWKGKYVLQFGPIMEYVNKKDQNHPLLRRRFWLHATGSETYNQSNNFFNELVDLASRNKLSRIDHNYYNKIINGK; from the coding sequence ATGAATAAAAAAAGACTACAGAAGAAGGAGATAGAGGATGGCTGGTATTTTTTCATAGATATTGTTGGTTCTTCAAATCCGAATTTGTCTATAACATGTCAATTGGAAAAAATAGATATAATCAAAAACTTGATCACATCACATCTTGCCTCCATAAAAGATTCCGAAATTTACAAATCCTTTACAGGTGACGGTATGCTCATAGTCTTTTTGAATTACACTTCTCCTTTAGAATTATCTATTTTTATTCACAAGAATATCAAAGAATATAACAAAACTGCACTTGAGAATGAGAAAATTTTTGTTAGAATAGGAATAGGATATGGTTCATTTCTTTCATTTCGAGATGGGGTTCATAAAGAATTTGCACCATGGGGACACGAATTGGTACTTGCGAGGCGAATAATGGACATTGCCAGACCCAATCAGATATTGTTAACCGATTTTGCATATCAAAAAATAAAAAATGATTTTCTGTTCGACAAAAACAAGTACGGCTCTTCGCTATATGACAAAGGAAAAATCATGTTAAAGCATCATAACGAGTTAGAGAATGTTTATTCATTTTATAAAATTGATGAATATGGAAATAATTCTGATATTGAGTTTGGTATAGATCTCAAACCATTGATTCAATACCAAAAATTTGAGGAAACTTTTATAGCACCGATTCAAAAATTTTGCGAGGCTAGGTTCGGAACTATATTAGAAAAGTTTAAGGATCTAACCAACCCATCTAAAGGGCTAGAAATTGGTCTGCTTTCTACTGGATTGATTTACCAGGTATTGTTTGAAAATGGTGGAGATTATATCTCTGCCACATACCTGCCTCCTGGGGAATATTGGGAATTACAGAATAATGCACCACTAAATCTCTTGAGTCACCAGGAAAAGGCATTGAGAAGATTGGATCATAAAAATGTGGCCAGAAGCCATTTTAGGTTTTTAATTATGGAAAAAGAGAAACTTGATAACGACATAAAGGCCAACCAAAATAGTTCCCTTCTTTTCATAAAGTGGCATTCAGAAAACAATGTAGAGCTGTATTTTATCAATTCATCTGACATTAATTCGATTCTTATAAAATATCCCAAAATAGTGCATAATGTAGGTCTTGGTTTTTGGAAAGGAAAATATGTGCTCCAATTTGGGCCCATTATGGAATATGTTAATAAAAAAGACCAAAATCATCCATTGTTGAGACGACGGTTTTGGTTGCACGCCACTGGTAGTGAGACATATAATCAAAGCAATAATTTCTTCAACGAACTAGTCGATTTGGCATCCAGGAATAAATTGAGTCGAATAGATCATAATTATTACAACAAAATTATTAATGGGAAATAA
- a CDS encoding DUF4149 domain-containing protein: MNFYDPLVIWIHLVFSSIWVGGSIFIGIVLAPLLKKTIPELNKRISFMVVVGRRFNYLGGSSLLILVITGIYNARTFFAQPSLLFESSYGYILLAKIILVCILFIIYIIHVIILNKKVEKQILENEVPDEYFISLRSKIILLGRVTVGLSIVILFLAALLDRGVVVEWA; this comes from the coding sequence ATGAACTTTTACGACCCACTTGTTATTTGGATTCACTTGGTATTTTCATCAATTTGGGTTGGGGGGTCCATATTTATAGGGATAGTTTTGGCTCCACTTTTGAAAAAAACTATACCTGAGCTTAATAAACGAATATCTTTCATGGTTGTAGTTGGACGCAGGTTTAATTATTTAGGTGGGTCCTCGCTGTTGATTCTTGTAATCACTGGAATTTACAATGCACGTACATTTTTTGCCCAGCCATCACTATTGTTTGAATCTTCTTATGGGTACATATTATTGGCTAAAATAATATTGGTTTGCATTTTGTTCATTATATACATCATTCACGTTATAATTTTAAATAAGAAAGTAGAAAAACAAATACTTGAGAATGAGGTTCCTGATGAATATTTCATATCCTTGAGGAGCAAAATAATTTTGCTTGGACGAGTTACAGTCGGATTGTCTATCGTCATATTGTTCTTGGCTGCTCTTTTGGATAGAGGAGTGGTGGTTGAATGGGCTTAG
- a CDS encoding class I SAM-dependent methyltransferase, which yields MEKWDAETYHKISHIQETWAKELLSKNEWKGNEVVLDAGCGSGRVTNIIAKILNKGRIFAVDIDENMIRVSRKNYKHLKNVFFLNSDLINVNLPEPVDIVFSNAAIHWIPNHHRLFKKFWNILKPEGKLLIQCGGKGNLGKTYGILESIRKEKEFEQYFRDWKDPWYFPSTTETNSILKTTGFREIRTEITKKTAIFQGFEEYRLFMKTVVMKPYLSYLPSNYINSTRDLFIDSFMKEFKRNDKDFLKNEDQKEGSKRGKEQPSIDYVRLDIQAIK from the coding sequence ATGGAAAAGTGGGATGCTGAAACTTACCATAAAATATCTCACATTCAAGAAACATGGGCAAAGGAGCTATTGTCAAAAAACGAATGGAAAGGTAATGAGGTCGTTTTAGATGCAGGGTGTGGAAGTGGAAGAGTCACAAACATCATCGCGAAAATTTTAAACAAGGGAAGAATTTTTGCAGTCGACATAGATGAAAACATGATAAGAGTTTCCCGAAAAAATTACAAACATCTAAAAAATGTATTCTTCTTGAATTCGGACTTGATAAATGTCAATCTTCCAGAACCTGTTGACATAGTTTTTTCAAATGCAGCAATTCATTGGATACCAAACCACCATCGATTATTTAAAAAATTTTGGAATATTCTCAAGCCAGAAGGAAAGTTATTGATTCAATGTGGCGGGAAGGGAAATTTAGGAAAAACATACGGTATCTTAGAGTCTATAAGAAAGGAAAAAGAATTTGAACAGTATTTTAGGGATTGGAAAGATCCATGGTATTTTCCTTCGACCACTGAAACTAATTCGATTCTTAAGACTACAGGATTTAGGGAAATTCGTACAGAGATTACAAAAAAAACAGCGATATTTCAGGGATTTGAGGAATACAGGCTTTTTATGAAAACTGTCGTTATGAAACCCTATCTCTCTTATTTACCTTCTAATTATATCAATTCAACAAGAGATTTATTCATTGATTCGTTTATGAAAGAATTCAAAAGAAATGACAAGGACTTCTTAAAAAATGAAGATCAAAAAGAGGGATCAAAAAGAGGAAAAGAACAACCGAGTATTGACTATGTTAGATTGGATATCCAAGCAATAAAGTAA